DNA from Krasilnikovia cinnamomea:
CACGAGGACGAGCACGGCGACGCCTACCTGACCGGCTACCTCGCCGGTACCGCCACCGTCGAGCAGGCCCGTGACTCTCTGCGGCGGGCGCTGCCCGAGCACCTCGTGCCGACCCGATGGGTGCGCCTGGACCGGCTGCCGCTGACCGCCAACGGCAAGGTCGACCGGCGGGCGCTGCCGGCACCGGACTCCGGCGGCGACGACGAGCGCTACGTCGCGGCGCGCACCGAGCACGAGGCACGGATGGCCGGGATCTGGGCCGAGGTGCTGCGCCGCGACCGGGTGGGCGTCCACGACGACTTCTTCGCCCTCGGCGGGCACTCACTGCTGGCCACCCGGCTGCTGCACATCGTCGAGCAGCGTCTCGGCGCCCGGCTGTCCCTGCGCACGCTGTTCCAGCAGCCGGTCCTGGCCGACTTCGCCGCCGCCGCAGCGGAAGCGACCGGACGTGTGGATGCTCCACCGCCGATCGCGGCCGACCCGGCCGGGCGGTTCGCGCCGTTCCCACTCACCGACATCCAGCAGGCATACTGGGTCGGTCGCAGCGGCACCATCGAGCTGGGTGGAGTCGGCGCGCACGGCTACACCGAGATTCGCTTCGGTGAATTCGACCCGGACCGGTTCGAAGAGGCCGTCAACCGGCTCATCGACCGGCACGACATGCTGCGCGCGGTCTTCCACCCCGACGGCACCCAGCAGGTCCAACCGGCCGTCCCGCGGTACCGCCCGGCCCGCACCGACCTGCGCGGCCTCGATGCCCAGACCGCCGAGGCCGGGCTCGCGGCGGTCCGCGACCGGATGGCCGCGCAGGTCTTCGACGCCGAGAAGTGGCCACTGTTCGAGTTCGCCGTGACCATCCTCGATGGACAGACCCGGCTGCACATGAGCCTCGACGCGCTTGTCGTCGACGCGGCCAGTACCCGGCTGCTCGAACACGAGCTGACCGTGTTCTACCGAGACCCCGCCGCCGAGCTGCCGCCGATCGGGCTCACCTTCCGCGACTACGTCCTGGCCGAGCGGACCCACCGCGACGGCCCCCGCTACCGGCGCGCCCTGACCTACTGGCGGGAACGAGCCGCCGACCTGGCCCTGGCACCCGATCTGCCGCTGGTCCGCCAGCCGGAGACCATCGAGGCGCCCCGGTTCACCCGCTTCGACGAGGTATTCCCGGCGCCGCAGTGGAGCCGGCTCAAGGACCTTGCCGGGCAGCACTCGGTCACCCCGTCGGCGTTGCTGCTCACCGCGTTCGCGCAGGTGCTCGCCCGGTGGAGCCGGCACCCGCGGTTCACCCTGAGCCTGCCGCTGTTCAACCGGCTGCCGCTGCACCCCGACGTCAACGCGGTCATCGGCGACTTCACCTCCCTGGTGCTGGTGGAGGTGACGCTCGACCCGGCCGCCTCGTTCGCCGAGGCGGCCCGCGCCGTGCAACTGCGGATGTGGCACGACATCGACCACTCGGCGGTGAGCGGGGTACGGGTCAACCGGCTCATCGCCGAGGCCCGCGGCACCCCGCAGGCGGCCATGCCGATCGTGTTCAACAGCACGCTCGCCGACGTCGGCGACGGCACCGCCCTCGACCTCGCCGACGGGCTCGGCGGCCGGGTCGTGCACGGCATCACCCAGACCCCGCAGGTCTGGCTCGACCACACCGTCGCCGAGGTCGGCGGCCGGCTGCTGACCAACTGGGACAGCGTCATCGAACTGTTCCCCGATGGCCTCATCGGCACCATGTTCGACGCCTACCGCGGCCTCCTCGGCACCCTCGCCGACCCGGCCGCCTGGCAGTACACGGTGGACCGCCTGCTGCCGGTGGCCGCTCCGCTCGCCCGGCCGGTGCTGCCCGCCGACCTGGCGGACCGGCCGCTGCTGCACGAGCTGTTCGACCGGCAGGCCCTGGCCAGCCCCGACGCCGACGCCGTGCTCGCCGCCGACCGCCGGCTCAGCTACGCCGCGCTGCGCACCGAGGCGCGGAACCTGGCCGGTCGGCTCCAGGCGCAGGGCGTCGCCCCCGGCGACCTCGTCGCCGTGCTCACCGAGCGGGGCTGGCGACAGGTCGTGGCCACCCTCGCGGTGCTCTACGCCGGCGGCGCCTACCTGCCGCTCGACCCGGACTGGCCGCAGGAGCGCCGGGACCGGCTCGTCGCCGAATCCGGGGCCTGCCTGGTGCTCGGACCCGACCTCGACGTGAGCCCCGGCGGGCCCGCCCTGGTCCCGGTGAGCGTCACCGCGACCGATCTGGCCTATGTCATCTACACCTCCGGCTCCACCGGCCGGCCCAAAGGCGTGCAGATCGACCATCGCGGCGCCGTCAACACCATCCTCGACGTCAACGAGCGATTCGGCGTCGGCCCCACCGACCGGGTGCTCGCCCTGTCCGCGCTGAGCTTCGACCTGTCGGTGTGGGACATCTTCGGCACGCTCGGCGCCGGCGCCGCCGTCGTCACGCTCGAACCGGACCTGGCCCGCGACCCGGCGCACTGGCTCGACCGGCTGCACACCCACCGGGTCAGCGTGTGGAACTCGGTGCCCGCACTGCTCGGACTGCTCGTCGAATACGCCGAGGCCGGACACCCGCTCCCCGCCTCGCTGCGCCTGGCCATGCTGTCCGGCGACTGGATCCCGGTGCCGCTGCCCGACCGCGTCCGGGCACTGCGCCCCGGCATCGCCGTACACAGCCTCGGTGGCGCGACCGAGGCGTCGATCTGGTCGATCCACCACCCGGTCGGCGCCGTCGACCCGGCCGCCCGCAGCATCCCGTACGGCACAGCCATGGCCGGGCAGTCGTTCCACGTCCTCGACGATGCCCTGGCACCCCGGCCGGTCTGGGCCGCCGGGCAGCTGTACATCGGCGGGATCGGCCTGGCCCAGGGCTACCGCGGCGACGACGCCCGCACCGCCGCCGCGTTCATCACCCACCCGGTCACCGGCGAGCGGCTGTACCGCACCGGCGACCTCGGACGACTGCTGCCCGACGGCGCCATCGAATTCCTCGGCCGCGAGGACGATCAGGTCAAGGTCCAGGGCTACCGGATCGAGCTGGGTGAGATCGAGGTGGCGCTGCGCGCCCACCCGGCGGTCCGGGCCGCCGCCGTCAAGCTGTACGGCGCCGCGCAGGAGGCCAAACGCCTGGCCGGCTACGTGGTCACCGACGGCTCGGTCATGGCCGGGCAGCTGCGCGAGCACCTGGCCGGTCTGTTGCCCGGCTACATGGTGCCGGCCACGATCACGTTTCTCGATGCGCTGCCGCTGTCGGCCAACGCGAAGGTCGACCGGTCGCGGCTGCCCGAGCCCGCCGCGCCGGCCCCGGACGTATCCGACCCGCAGGACCCCGTCGTCGCCCGGATCTCCAGGATCGTCGCCGGGATCCTCGGCCGCGACGCGGTACCCGTGCACGACAACCTGCTCCTGCTCGGTGCCACGTCGATCGACATGGTGCGTATCGCCAACGCGCTCGACCAGGACCTCAAGTTCCGCCCGAATCTGGCCCGGTTCATGCGCGGCCCGACCGTCGCCGAGCTGTTCGCCATGTATCAGCAGGACGCCGCCAACACCCGCATCGCCGCGACCGCCCGGCAGGGCGCGAAGGTGGTCGACGACCCGGCGCAGCGGGCCGCGCTGAAGGCTCGCGCCGCCGGTCGCCGCCACGTCGAGGAGTCCCTGCCGGCCATCACCCTCGGCACGGCCGACGGCACCGACGACCGCTATGCACGCTTCCGCTCCACCCGGCAATTCGATCCTGCACCGATCGCCCCGGCGATGCTGGCCGGCCTTCTCGACAGCCTGGTCCGGCGCGATGTCGACGGCGCGCCGAAATTCCTCTACGCCTCGGCCGGCGGTGCCTACCCGGTGCAGACCTACCTCTACGTCAAGCCGGGCCGGGTCGACGGAGTGCCCGCCGGGGCCTACTACCACGATCCGGACGGCCACCGGCTCGTCGCCCTCGGCACCGGCCGGGAGCTGTCCGCCGACGCCTACGACTACTTCGTCAACCGCCCGGTCTACGAGCAGGCCGCCTTCGCCCTGTTCCTCATCGCCGAGCTGGACGCCATCGAGCCGCTCTACGGCGAGGCCGCCGCCGGGTTCTGCCGGATCGAGGCCGGCGGGATGGCCCAGCTGCTCACCATGACCGCCCCCGAGTACGGGCTCGGCCTGTGCGGCATCGGCTCCCTGGTGGACGCCGACATCGCGGCGCTGTTCGATCTCGGCGCCAGCCACCAACTCATCTACTCGATGGTCGGCGGCCGCCCGGCAGCGCCCGGGTCCACGGTGGACATGGACGACATGGAAGACATCGAGATATGAACGCCTACGAGTTGCTCGACCTGCTCAACCGCTCGTCGATAGCCATCGAGGTCGACGGCGACCGGCTGCGCTTCAGGGCATCGCGCGGCCGGCTCAGCCCCGACCTGGTCGCGGCGCTGCGCCAGCACAAGGCCGAGCTGATCGCGATCCTGACCGGCGGCGGCGATCGAGTCCCACTCGACCGGCGGCCCGACCCGGGCGCGCCGGTGCCGCTGTCGTTCGCGCAACGCCAGTTGTGGTTCCTCGACCAGCTGGCCCCCGGCAACCCGGTCTACCACAATCCGGTCGCCATCGATCTGACCGGGCCGGTCGACCCCGAGGTGCTGGCTCGGGCGCTTACCGAGGTGGTGCGCCGGCACGAGACGCTGCGTACGACGTTCGACGCGCGCGACGGCGAGCCGATGCAGCGGGTGCACCCGCCCCGGCCGGTGGCGCTGCCGATCGTGGACCTGCGCGGTCAGCCGGCGGCCGAGATCGAGCGGGCCACGGCGGCGGCCGCCGACGAGCCGTTCGATCTGAGCACCGGCCCGCTGCTGCGGGCCCGGCTGCTGCACTGCGCCGACGAGCGGTACCGGCTGCTGCTCACCGTGCACCACATCGTCGCCGACGGCTGGTCGATCGGCATCCTGCTGCGCGAGTTCGCCGCCCTCGTCGGCGGGCAGTCGCTGCCCGAACCTCCGGTGCAGTACGCCGACTACGTACTCTGGCAACGCCGCCGCCTCGACGACGGCGAACTGGAGCGTCAGCTCGGCTACTGGACCGGGCAGCTGGCCGGCGCCCCCGACCTGCTCGCCCTGCCCACCGATCGGCCGCGCCCGGCGGTGCAGCGTTTCGCCGGGCAGTCGACCGTCACCACCGTCGACGCGGCCGTGGCCGGTGGGCTGCACGCGGTGTCGCGGGCGGGGCAGACCACACTGTTCAGTACCCTCGCGGCGGCGCTGTCGGTGCTGCTGTGGCGCTACACCGGCCAGGGCGACATCTGCCTCGGCACGCCCTTCGCCAACCGGAGCCACCGCGACGTCGAGGGCCTGATCGGCCACTTCATCAACACCGTCGTGCTGCGCACCCGCATCGACCCGGCCCGCCCGTTCGCGCAGCTGCGCGACGAGGTGCGCGACACCGTGCTCGCCGCGCAGGCCAGCCCCGACCTGCCCTTCGAACGCCTCGTCGAGGCCCTGCACCCGCAGCGTAGCCCCAGCCACAGCCCACTGTTCCAGGTGATGCTGGTGCTGCAGAACCTGCCGCGCGGCGGGTTCGAGCTGCCCGGTCTCGCCGTCGCGCCGGTCGACACCGGCACCGCCACCGCGAAGTTCGACCTCTCCGTCGAGGTGACCGAGCTGCCCGGAGGCGAACTGTCGGTGCGCTTCGAGTACGACACCGACCTGTTCGACGACACGACAATAGACCGGTTCGCCCGGCATTTCGACGCCCTGCTCGCCGGTATCGCGGGCCACCCCGACCTGCCGGTGCGCGAGCTGCCACTGCTCGACCCGGCCGAGCGCGACGACCTCGTGTACGGCCGCAACGCCACCGCCCGGCCGCCGGTCCACCCGCTCGGGATTGCCCACCGGTTCAGCGCGCAGGCTCGGCGGCGGCCGGAGCAGACCGCGGTCGTGGCCGGCACGGACCGCCTCGACTACGCCACCCTCGACCGGCGCTCCGGCCGGCTCGCCCAGGCCCTGGTCGAGCACGGGGTGCGGCCCGGCCACACCGTCGGACTCCGGTGTGGCCTCACCACCGACCTCCTTGTGGGCATCTTCGGCATTCTCAAGGCCGGCGCTGCCTACCTGCCGCTCGACCCTGCCCTGCCCCGGGAACGGCTCGCCGCCATGGTCGCCGACGCGGCACCCGTGCTCGTCCTCGACGGCGAGGGCATCTCCGCTTTCGAGGCGGCCACCGAACGCGAACCAGTCGGCGTGCACCCGGAGAGCCTCGCCTACGTCATCTACACCTCCGGCTCCGCCGGGCGGCCCAAAGGCGTGGCCGTGCCGCACGGCGCGATCGCCAACCTGCTCGACGACTGGGTGACGGCGATGGGCAGCCTCCCGGGTGAGCCCGCCGCGCTCTGGTCGAGCATCGGCTTCGACGTGTCCGTCCACGAGATCCTGCTGCCGTTGACCACCGGCGGCACCCTGCACCTCGTCCCCGAGAAGTACCGCGACGACCCGGCCGAACTGCTGCACTGGCTGCGCGAGCACCGCATCGCCCAGGCCTACCTGCCCCCGGCCTACGTACGGTGGCTCGCCGAGGCACCCACCGACCGCCTCGCCGGCCTCGCTCTGCGCCAGCTGCTCGTCGGCGTCGAACCCCTGCCCGAGGCCGATCTGCACCGCCTCACCGGGGCCCTGCCCGGACTGCGCATCCGTAACGGGTACGGGCCGACCGAAACCACCGTCTACAGCACCGCCTACCCTGATCCCAGGCCGCTGCGGCGTACCTGCCCGATCGGCACACCGCTGGCCAACACCCGCGTGTACGTGCTCGACGAACGCCTCGAACCAGTACCGGTTGGGGTTACCGGCGAGGTGTACGTCGGCGGTGCCGGCCTGGCCCGCGGCTACCTCGGCCGGCCCGCGGCGAGCGCCGTGGCGTTTCTGCCCGACCCGTTCGTGCCCGGTGAGCGGATGTACCGCACCGGCGATCTGGCCCGGATACTGCCCGACGGCCCCCTGGAATTCCTCGGCCGCCGCGACAAGCAGGTCAAGGTGCGTGGCTACCGGGTCGAGCTCGGCGAGGTCGAGGCGGCCCTGCTCGCGCTGCCGGGCGTACGCGAGGCCGCTGTCGTGGTCGGCACCGCCCCGACCGGCGAGGCCCGGCTCGTCGCCGGCGTGTGCCGCACCACCGAGAGCGCGCCTCGCCCGCTCGCCGAGTGGCGCGACGCGCTGTCCGCCCGGCTGCCCGGCTACATGGTGCCCAGCCTGGTCGTCGAGCTGGACCGGTTGCCGCAGACCGGCAACGGCAAGCTCGACCGCGACGCGCTACTGCGGGCCGCCGAGTCCCACGCGCCTGCCGCGGTCAACCAGAGCACCCCGCGCGACCAGATCGAGCTGACCCTGTACGAGCTGTGGACCCGGCTGCTGCTGCACCCGAACATCGGCATCGGCGACAGCTTCTTCGACGTCGGCGGCACCTCGATCTCCGCGATCAAGCTGGCCCACGCGATCAACGACGCGTTCGGCGTGCCCCTGCCGGTACGCGACATCATGCTGTACCCGACCATCGAGGCACTCGGCGCCCGGCTGCGCCGCGGCACCGACGGTCGGCCACCCAGCAACCTCATCGAGTTCCGCGCCGGCACCGGCCGGCAGCGCGTGGTGTGCGTCCACCCGGCCGGCGGCACCGCGTTCTGCTACCTCACCCTGGCCCAGGCCATGCCCGAGGAGTGCGGCGTCTGGGGCATCCAGTCGCCCGGGGTCAACCCCGGCGAGGACTTCCTGCCCACCGTCGAGGCCATGGCCGAGTCGTACCTGGCCCAGATCGCCCCGCAGGGCGACGGCCCGCTCGTGCTCACCGGGCTGTCCTACGGCGGGCTCGTCGCCTACGAGATGGGCCGCCGGCTGGCCCTGGCCGGGCACACCGACATCAGCGTGCTGCTGCTCGACACGCTCGGCACCGACGACCCCGAGATGCGCGCCGCCATCGAGCCGGTCGACCTGGCCGAGTTCCGCGACAAGCTGGTCCGGTTCAACGGCATGTACCCCGGCATCGACGACCGCCAGATCGCCCAGTACCACCGCATCTACAACCACAACCGCTCCACCATGCGCGACTACCTCGCCCCGCCGTCACCGGCCCGGCTGGTGCTGCTGCAGGCGACCGCCGGGCGCGGTGCGGACTTCCTCGACGAGATCCGTACGTTCTGGGGCCGCCGCGCCAACTCCGACGGCCTCACCGTCGAGGAGCTGCACCGCGATCACTGGGAGATCCTCGAGTCCGACGCGGTGCACCGCGTCGCCCGCCTCGTCCAGACCGAGCTCGACCGCCTCGATGCACGGACGTGCACCTCATGAACCGCCTCGCGGCCGACGTCGCGGCCCAGGCGCGGCGTACTCCGGACGCGCTCGCCGTGCTCGACGGCGCGTACCGACTGACCTACGCCGGGCTCGACGCCGCCGCCACGTGCGTGGCCCAGGGCCTGCGTAATGCCGGTGTACGCCCCGGCGACGCGGTCGCGATCAGCCTGCCCCGGTCGTGGCGACTCGTGGCGGTCCTGCTGGGCATTTCGCGGCTGGGCTGCACCGCGGTGCCGCTCGACGCGGCCAGCCCGCCCGACCGGCGCGGTCACATGCGCGCCGACTCGGGCAGCGTGCTGCTCGTCGACGAGGACACCGTCGACGGCCTTCTCCTCCCGACTGACACCACAGTGCCCCCGGTGGACTCCACGGAGGACGCCGCTGAAGTCTCGTTTGTGTTCTATACCTCGGGCACCACGGGGCAGCCCAAGGGCGTCGAGGTACGCGACGCCGGCATCCTGCGCCTCGCCGAACCCGGCTACCTCGACCTCTCCCCGGGCCTGCGGTTCGCCTGCCTGGCCAACCCGGCCTTCGACGCGCTGAGCTTCGAGGTGTGGGTGCCGCTGCTCACCGGCGGCTGCTGCGTGATCATCGATGCCGGCACCGGCGAGGACCCGGCGGCGCTGGCCGCGGCGCTGCGGCGCGACCGGGTCGATGTCGCATTCGTCACCGTCGCGCTGTTCAACGCCGTCGTCGACCAGGAGCCGCACTGCTTCGCCGGGGTTGGTCAGGTCCTGGTCGGTGGTGAACAACTCAACGCGCCGCTGATCCGCCGCTGGTACCGCGACAACCCGGAGAGCGCCACCAGGCTCTACAACGTCTACGGGCCGACCGAGGTGACCACATTCGCGCTGTGCCACCCGATCCCGCGGGACTTCAGCGGCGACGTCGTGCCGATCGGCCGGCCGCTGCCGGGCACCTCCGTCC
Protein-coding regions in this window:
- a CDS encoding non-ribosomal peptide synthetase; translation: MNAYELLDLLNRSSIAIEVDGDRLRFRASRGRLSPDLVAALRQHKAELIAILTGGGDRVPLDRRPDPGAPVPLSFAQRQLWFLDQLAPGNPVYHNPVAIDLTGPVDPEVLARALTEVVRRHETLRTTFDARDGEPMQRVHPPRPVALPIVDLRGQPAAEIERATAAAADEPFDLSTGPLLRARLLHCADERYRLLLTVHHIVADGWSIGILLREFAALVGGQSLPEPPVQYADYVLWQRRRLDDGELERQLGYWTGQLAGAPDLLALPTDRPRPAVQRFAGQSTVTTVDAAVAGGLHAVSRAGQTTLFSTLAAALSVLLWRYTGQGDICLGTPFANRSHRDVEGLIGHFINTVVLRTRIDPARPFAQLRDEVRDTVLAAQASPDLPFERLVEALHPQRSPSHSPLFQVMLVLQNLPRGGFELPGLAVAPVDTGTATAKFDLSVEVTELPGGELSVRFEYDTDLFDDTTIDRFARHFDALLAGIAGHPDLPVRELPLLDPAERDDLVYGRNATARPPVHPLGIAHRFSAQARRRPEQTAVVAGTDRLDYATLDRRSGRLAQALVEHGVRPGHTVGLRCGLTTDLLVGIFGILKAGAAYLPLDPALPRERLAAMVADAAPVLVLDGEGISAFEAATEREPVGVHPESLAYVIYTSGSAGRPKGVAVPHGAIANLLDDWVTAMGSLPGEPAALWSSIGFDVSVHEILLPLTTGGTLHLVPEKYRDDPAELLHWLREHRIAQAYLPPAYVRWLAEAPTDRLAGLALRQLLVGVEPLPEADLHRLTGALPGLRIRNGYGPTETTVYSTAYPDPRPLRRTCPIGTPLANTRVYVLDERLEPVPVGVTGEVYVGGAGLARGYLGRPAASAVAFLPDPFVPGERMYRTGDLARILPDGPLEFLGRRDKQVKVRGYRVELGEVEAALLALPGVREAAVVVGTAPTGEARLVAGVCRTTESAPRPLAEWRDALSARLPGYMVPSLVVELDRLPQTGNGKLDRDALLRAAESHAPAAVNQSTPRDQIELTLYELWTRLLLHPNIGIGDSFFDVGGTSISAIKLAHAINDAFGVPLPVRDIMLYPTIEALGARLRRGTDGRPPSNLIEFRAGTGRQRVVCVHPAGGTAFCYLTLAQAMPEECGVWGIQSPGVNPGEDFLPTVEAMAESYLAQIAPQGDGPLVLTGLSYGGLVAYEMGRRLALAGHTDISVLLLDTLGTDDPEMRAAIEPVDLAEFRDKLVRFNGMYPGIDDRQIAQYHRIYNHNRSTMRDYLAPPSPARLVLLQATAGRGADFLDEIRTFWGRRANSDGLTVEELHRDHWEILESDAVHRVARLVQTELDRLDARTCTS